The genomic segment TCTGATATTCAGAAAGCACACGATACTCGCCAATATCATCCCCTGATTTATTTGCGATAGTTAAACATTCCGCTAATGAAAATACATCTCGGATCCCTAAATTAAACCCCTGGCCTACAATTGGATGAAGTGTTTGGGCCGCATTACCTATTGCTGCAAAACGATGTGATATATGACTTTTTTGCCTACGTAACCATAATGGATAATGTGCACGTTTTCCTGTTTTATATAACTTACCTAAACGCCAACCAAACGCTTTTTGTAAATGCTCTAAAAAGGAATCATCGTCGTAATTTAATATCTGTTGCGATTCTTCAGGGCTTACACACCATACAAGTGAGCTTCGCCCCTGTGACATAGGGAGCAAAGCGAGTGGGCCATGTTCAGTAAAACGTTCAAACGCTCTTCCTTGAGGGTTAATATCGCTAGTGACATTAGCGATAATCGCCACTTGATGAAAGTTATCGTTTTCACTATCAATATTCATATTTTTACATGTCTTTGATTCGGCACCATCGGCTGCAACAATCAAAGAAGCAGTGATCTCATCCCCTGTTGATAAGGTCAATGTAGATACTGCTGTATCACGTTCAATATGAGTAACAGAAGCAGGACAGAGTAAAGTAATATTACTAGATGCTGCTAATGCTTGATGGTAAAAACGTCCAACATCAGCTAACTCAACCACATAACCTAAACTATCTACATTTAGCTCTTTCGAGGTTAACTCAGTTAACCCCATATGGTGTCTATCTGACACATGAATATGATGAATAGGTGTCGTAAATGATTCGAATTCTGACCAAAGCCCAATACCTTTTAATAACTCAGACGTCCCATTAGATAACGCAATGCTTCTTGCGTCATAACCTGGGTGAAGATCTAAATTCGGCTCTACCGCCTCAATGACAGCAATCGACAAACTGTCTTTATTCATATTTTCAAGAGCTAAAGCCAGCGTTGACCCAGCCATTGCACCACCCACGATCACTACATCATAATGTGTCATAGCTTTACCTAATTAGTGCACTGTTTTAGAGGCGTCGTTATGTACTTTTTGACCTAATTCAGCATGAATCGTCAATACACAAATACGAACGTGTTCCATCACTTGCTCAAACAACGCTTCTTGTTCTTCAAGATCATCGTCTTCATCAATCCCTAAGCGTGCAATCTCTTCTAAATCTAAAAGAGCTTCTTTAAGTGAATCAGAGGCGTTATCCATTTTTAGACCGACTAAGCCAAGCCCTGAAATAAAGTGGTTAACCCACTCACTTAAACCGTCTGCGCGATTCATTAGCGTTTCTTTTTCATCAGGAATTAATAGCGATAACGCAATTTTTTCCGACGTCAGTTCTTCTATTGTTGATTGGAAAGCCTGAGTCCCAACTTGAATAGCGCTGTCTGGCCATCCCATCCCATCATTCGTGTAATCATAAATAAGAGGTTTCCAGGTTTGATCGTCTAACGATAATCCACCACTGATCATTCCAGTCAGTAAGCCATGTAACTCTGATGGCGTTACTGCAAGTTTACTGTCCTGTAAGGCTAATTCAACCGCTAGGAATTTTGGCATTTTAATTTCGCTCATGAAGACGATCTCTGAATTTATTAATGATGAGGCAATGCTACCACTTTGCGCATTTTCAGAAAACTCACGATCTCTCTCAATTGAGTATCTTTT from the Aliivibrio wodanis genome contains:
- the ubiH gene encoding 2-octaprenyl-6-methoxyphenol hydroxylase produces the protein MTHYDVVIVGGAMAGSTLALALENMNKDSLSIAVIEAVEPNLDLHPGYDARSIALSNGTSELLKGIGLWSEFESFTTPIHHIHVSDRHHMGLTELTSKELNVDSLGYVVELADVGRFYHQALAASSNITLLCPASVTHIERDTAVSTLTLSTGDEITASLIVAADGAESKTCKNMNIDSENDNFHQVAIIANVTSDINPQGRAFERFTEHGPLALLPMSQGRSSLVWCVSPEESQQILNYDDDSFLEHLQKAFGWRLGKLYKTGKRAHYPLWLRRQKSHISHRFAAIGNAAQTLHPIVGQGFNLGIRDVFSLAECLTIANKSGDDIGEYRVLSEYQKRRQEDQKQTITMTAGLVSIFANNAFPMIIGRNVSLCAVDTFRSFLKPLTLRAMGRVNR